From the genome of Deinococcus sp. AJ005, one region includes:
- a CDS encoding DUF58 domain-containing protein — MNFLISALVWLAVLGVLGALLWWLYRKPPHVSLTREVPPNGFQGTRLPLMVRLDLHSRLPIRYLLEDPTPRAVVVDAPVRLSGELLGHSEQEVRTHLTLNSRGVYEWPGATLHWADPLGLFWRSVSVPVSQRLDVFPSPHGLRLPDLLRPLLSEGGLSRRLGLDDPISLRSVREYVPGDPPGRIHWRSSARTGTLSVREPERTAASSVTVYLDVSSGGEVFTESAVRLAASLVQEALALELPVSVATNAGVTPTGRHAEALHSALLRLAQLQPDPAPPVIPPTRSGGNLIILSASPAPALIAGAMRARATASRVAIVAMPEGFYLEPGEKPRRQWVAAPDSVKNLERQAGVLAGAGILVFVLRGNQSVLRLGG, encoded by the coding sequence GTGAACTTCCTGATCTCGGCCCTGGTGTGGCTGGCGGTTCTCGGCGTGCTGGGCGCGCTGCTGTGGTGGCTCTATCGCAAGCCGCCCCACGTCTCCCTGACGCGCGAGGTGCCGCCCAACGGCTTTCAGGGCACCCGCCTGCCCCTGATGGTCCGGCTCGATCTGCACAGCCGCCTCCCCATCCGGTATCTGCTGGAAGACCCCACGCCGCGCGCTGTGGTGGTGGACGCGCCCGTGCGGCTGTCCGGCGAACTGCTGGGCCACTCCGAGCAGGAGGTCCGTACCCACCTGACCCTCAACAGCCGGGGCGTCTACGAATGGCCGGGCGCGACGCTGCACTGGGCCGATCCGCTGGGGCTGTTCTGGCGTAGCGTGTCCGTTCCAGTTTCCCAGCGCCTGGATGTGTTTCCCAGTCCCCACGGCCTGCGTCTGCCGGACCTGCTGCGCCCCCTGCTGAGCGAGGGTGGCCTGAGCCGCCGCCTGGGTCTGGACGATCCCATCAGCCTGCGGAGCGTGCGCGAGTATGTGCCGGGCGATCCGCCGGGACGCATCCACTGGCGTTCCAGCGCCCGCACGGGCACCCTGAGTGTGCGTGAGCCGGAGCGCACGGCGGCCAGCAGCGTGACCGTCTATCTGGACGTGAGCAGCGGGGGAGAGGTGTTTACCGAAAGTGCCGTGCGTCTGGCCGCCAGTCTGGTGCAGGAGGCGCTGGCCCTGGAATTGCCCGTCTCTGTCGCCACCAACGCGGGCGTGACCCCCACAGGCCGCCACGCCGAGGCGCTGCATTCCGCCCTGCTGCGGCTGGCGCAGCTTCAGCCGGACCCGGCCCCGCCCGTGATTCCGCCCACGCGTTCGGGGGGCAACCTGATCATCCTGAGCGCCAGCCCCGCGCCCGCGCTGATCGCCGGGGCCATGCGGGCGCGGGCCACCGCCAGCCGGGTGGCCATCGTCGCCATGCCCGAGGGCTTTTACCTGGAACCCGGCGAGAAGCCGCGCCGCCAGTGGGTGGCCGCCCCCGACTCGGTGAAGAATCTGGAGCGGCAGGCCGGGGTGCTGGCTGGGGCGGGCATCCTGGTCTTCGTGCTGCGCGGCAACCAGAGCGTGTTGCGGCTGGGCGGCTAA